The Terriglobia bacterium DNA window CGCCCCTGTGCTTGCCGGCCTGCGCCCCCAATACCTACATCGGACGCTGGGTCGGGGTCAATCCCATCCCCGATAGCGTCACCGTTACCTCCAGCGAGGGCGGCCGGGCAACTTCCTTCATAACAAGGATCAGATGAGTGGGAAGGCGATATTGATTGACTGTTTCCATTGGGTGGGTGAGCTGCCAGGGGTTGTACCCCTGCCAGCTCACCCACCGGTTTTCCGTATAAGGTTTTCCTTAGATGGCAAGACAGAAGCTCATGCAATGACAAGGATCATAGACAACCTTTGAGAACAACCACGAGACAAGTGACCTGCCGGGGTCATGTCTTTTGGACACCGAAATTACATTTCATTCACACAAGGGCCATCCATGAATTACATGATGAACACCAACCTATATGAGCCTCTCCACCCCCGCACTCAAATGCGTAGATTCACCCCAGTCGCATTGGCTCTGATGTTCTTGCTTTCCTTTCCCGCTTTCGCTGCCAGCACCTATGAAATTCCAGTGCCCCGCAACGACGCTACGGTGAAAGTAGGATTAGCCCTGACCAATAGCGGCACATCCCCCGCCAACGTGCTACTCCGGGGCTTCTCCAAGGACCCCAGCTCAGGCTCGCGCTTCATCACATCGGTGACTACCTCGATCACGATCCCTCCCCTGGCGCAAGTGTCGAAATTCCTGAGCGAGTATGATACGCGGTTTGAAGGTTTCGTCGGTGGCTGGGTCGAGATCAGTTCCTCGAGTGCTGACCTCCATGCGATGTTTCTGAACTCCCCTACCAACATCCTTGCCTTTGCCGGCTCTTCAGATCCTACGGCAACTGCCACCGATTTTGTTCTTCCTGAGTCCAAGGTGGATCCCTTGGGGGATTTTGAATTCCTGATCATCAATAACAATTCGGTGCGCGCCAATGTGACTCTAGAGTTCATCGATACCGCTTTCTATCAGTTCAACAAAAGCGTGACCCTGGAGCCGCAGGAGGCCCTGGATAGCAAAGTCCAGAGTTTCTTTCCCAAGCTGGTGGATTTTCCGGGCGTGCCGCTGGGCAATGGGTATATGACCGTCCACTCCTCACAGCCTCTCAGCATTTATCAGCAAATATCGAATTCGCGCCTCATGGTTGGTCAGTCCCCGCCCCCACTGACCACCGGATCAACGCGGCTCTTCTTGCCGCAGTTCGTGGCAGGGCCTGGCTGGTTCACAGAGATGAGTTTAGTCAATCCCTCCATATTTCCGTTGGAGGCGACGGTGAGTCTCTTGGGCGAACAGGGGGAGTTAGTGACGAACGGCGTTCAGGCCAACCCTGTAAAGATTATAATCCCCAATCAAGGACAGGTCGTTATCCAAGGCAAAACATTATTCGGCATAACGGGATCTGGATTGGTGGTCGGATCCGTGGAAATTTCATCGCCGAACGGAGCGATCATGGGTTCCGCCGTAGTCGGTGATGCGGTGCAGGGGCAGTTTGCCACGGCCGTTCCCGTTCTCGGCCAGACTTGTATGGAGGCGGTTTTCGCCCAAGTGGCCTCGGGAGATGCAGGAGGGGTTGGCTATTGGACCGGGCTCGCCTTTCAAAACCCCAATACCTCTCCAGCCACCGTGCTGATCACGGTATATTCCTTGGCCGGAGATCTCACGGGACAAGGTTCGTTCACCCTCCCGGCAGGCGGACGAATCTCGAAGCAATTAGTGGAGTTGATTCCTGGATTCGCACCGCAACTGGGCGGGCACATTCATGTGGTGTCGTCCGTCCCAGTCACTATGCTTGAAATCTTCGGAAACGGAAGGCTCGACTTCCTCACCACCGTAACCGCATCGGTGATCCGCTAGCGCCCCGCCCAATCTTGAATGCAAGGAGGGTTCTTGTTGCCTTTTCAACTTTCTAAGGACCAGACCTGAGCACCGATTCACAAACTAGTTGAGACTCTACCGGTGGAAAAAAAGTTTGTCCCTCCTCTCCTCCCGAACTACGCACAATCAAGTGCAATCAGGGAATGTTACTCTAGTACCCTGTGCGCCTCATCCGCCAGATGAGGATTCTCTCAAACCTACCATCCTTTGTATCATATTAGAACACGGGGTACATCTCTAAGTGTTACCTCGTTACACATGACTTACGCGACAAACCCACATCAAAGACCCTTCATGCAATCCCACTAGGGACGAAGATAAGGCCCATCTCCGCGGGTTTCTGCCCTACAATCAAACACGGTCACGCTACCCATCCGGCAATTTAAGATACTGAAATTGCTGTGACTTAGCGGGCAATCGAACCGGTCTTAACCCGCCCTCTCATAGGTCCGCAATCATGAAGGAGGATTGGTTTGATCGTTTTCCATTGCTAATTTTTTTCTCCCGTCTCCTTGAGATTGCCGCCGCATGGAAGGCAAAATGCTAATAAGAAATGTGCGACCAATGCCGCCGAGCAGAGCGAATGTGTAAACGGACGCTTTAAAGAGGGTTTTACTGAGTTCTGATTCCGTTTGAATCTAATGACCGTATCCGAATCCAACATCAAGTTCAAAGAGCGAAGGCTCCCCTTAGACAACCTCCTAGCTGGGAGGGCGCACCATTCGCAGGCAGGAACACCACTGTTCAGGGCCCTTCGTCAGAGTCGATATGCCGCCCTGTTCAGTCTGCTCTCTCTAATGCTGCTTTTGTTTCCTATCCTTTCGACAGCCGACGATTTCCATGTATGCCAGCTCTCCTTGATCCGACAAGCCAGTCCGATCCAGGCAGAGCATTACATTTTACGATCCTCGCACTCTTCTCAGTCCAAAGATGAGGATATTTGTCTTGCTTGCTCGTGGATGACAGTCGAAGGCACAATGCCAACAGCTTTGGTCACACTGCCAGTGCTCCATGCAAGAACGGAGGATCTTGCTCCTCAGCAACTTCCCTTTCCACTGATTCAGACCGATTCATCCAAGCCCGAACGGGCACCTCCGCTTTCCTAAGCCGACCCCCTGCTTCAATTCTGATCTTGTTTCCCTGCTGCTCGTCAGTCGCCAGATTCCTTCATTTTGATCGCGAGGGTCGGGACACGAAATCAATTGAGTAAACCGACGTGGAACAGGTCGCTATTGATGGTCCGCAGACCTCATTTTTTTTGCTGAGGAAGGCTCGAACCGGCGAACAACGATCTGATTTATCTTTTTAAATCCAAGAACAATTGAGGATCTGAACGCTCTCCTATACCCAGCCCTCTCATACAAATCCCCCATGAGTTGAATGCCCACCGACTGAACGGAGGAGATGGCGGTCTCCTCCGTTCTAATAATCCTTCATCTGGCAATCCATTGGGTTTGCAATGATCTCATCATTTTGCGACTGGCTTCGCGTGACCTTATCGATTCAGTACCTCCTGACGATCCTAGTTTGTCGGTTTGCGCCCGTGGTGCATCGCCCAATGATTTGTGGAGTGGACCAAAGTATGTAGGGATCCCCTGCGCATTCGGTTCCAAATGCAAAATTCCTTACCAAGGGACCAAGGAGAGGTCTTCCTATTCTAAGAGTAGATAAAATAACTGACGTCGGGAGTGCAAGATTATCAATTACAGATTTTTCAAATCAACTGGTCTCGATAAGCATACTTCCCTGGGATGCCTAACCTAGAATCGTAAGAGAAAGCTATCCACGATTCCAACTTCATAGTTGTCAAATCAGAGCCAGCTAGAGCTGTATTTGGCATGGGAAGGAGGACGTCGAACCAAGGGGAGATGTTTCATAATGAATCACATGGTATCGCAGTGTTTCAGAATGAAATTTCGAACCCGCCTTGGGATCCAACATTTATAGATATTGCCCTTGTCACGGCCGTTCTCATGTCCATAAAACCTCGTACCTGCTGTTCATCTGACAGAAAGACTCCTTCAATCTCTGTCCAGAATTGGAATTTTTTCAGCCCTGAAGAGAAAAACGTGTGACTCCCCCAAAATAGTTCGTGCTTAATCCAAGATAGTTTGCTAGGATGTGTTCACATCAAAATATTGATGGGGAGGTTCTCCTAGACACCCCCAATAGCTAGAGAAGGTCTTACATCTGAGGGGGACTGCGGGTTGCTGGGTCTACTAACATCCAATTATAAAGAAGTATAGTTCAGTTTCTAGATAGAACTAGAACACTTGTTTGGTCATTGCGGAGCCGCCGTTCCATCTCCACTGTGCCGCGGTGATCGTGTGAATCTCCCTGGCTCTTGATTTGTTTCAGCCTGGAGTTTTTGAATGGATTCACGTCAATCCCCCAACGCGGTCCCCTGGAATCTCATCCTCATTTTCCTGACATTGACGGTCGGCATCTATACCGCCGGTTACCTCTACTACTCCAAGCAACGCGAATACATCAAGAAAGCCGCAGCCGAAGAACTGAAAGTAATTGCCGATTTGAAGATAAGGCAGATTTCCAATTGGCGCGAAGAGCGATTAGCCGATGCCCGCATATTTTACGGGAATCCATTGTTTTCGGAATTTGTGCAACAGTTTCTGAAGAACCCAGGGGACATCAGATCCCGAAAAAGTGTTCAGGACTGGATGTTGCATTTGATGGAGAACCATGATTACCGTAGCATCACGCTTTTGGATGCGCAGGGCTCGCCACGATTGAACAACCTAGAGGGTGCCAAAGAAGTCGACGAGCAAACTCGACAAGGCGCTTTAGAGGCTCTTCGTAAGAATGAAATCATCTTTTCCGACCTCAAGAAAAACAGTAACCTCAACGTCGTCTATATTGATGTCTATGTGCCCATCGTCGCATCCTCCGGGAATGGAGTGGTTTCCTGGGGGATCCTCCTGGCGAGGATCGATGCCCGGAACAGCCTTTTTCCTTTCATTGAATTCTGGCCGACCCCCAGTCCGACATCTGAAACCTTCCTGGTTCGGCGTGATGGTAATGATGTTTTGTTTCTGAACGACCTCCGTCATCGGAGGAACACTGCCCTCACCCTTCGAATTCCCATCAGCAATTCCAGCTTGCCGGCTTCCAAGGCAGTGCGGGGGGTGACAGGATTTGTGGATGGCATTGACTATCGCGGGATCCCGGTGCTCGCTTACATCCAGCAGATCCCCCATTCTTCGTGGAAGCTCATTGCCAAGGTAGACGCCGACGAGGTCTATGCGCCCGTTCGCGAACGCGCCACGTTCCTCCTGATCGTCGTAATCACCCTGACCCTTGGAGCAGGAATGGGTGTGGGTTTCCTCTGGCGACTGCAGCAGGCTGAATTTTATCGCCGGCAATTTGAAGCAGCGTTGGAACGCCAGGCGCTCACCCGGCACTATGAATACCTGACCAAGTATGCGAACGACATTCTGATTCTGGCAGACCTCGAGGGCAACATCATCGAGGTCAATGACCGGGCCGTTGAGGCGTTCGGATATCCCAAGGAGGAACTCTTGCGCCTGAATATCCGAGCATTGCGCGCCCCTGAGGTTCAGTCCGCGAGTGAGGCCATTCAGACCGAGCTGGAGCAACGCGACGGGTTAGTGTTTGAAAGCATCCAGCAGCGAAAGGACGGAAGCACCTTTCCTTCCGAAGTGAGTGCACGGAGTTTTCGCATTGAAGAGAGAAAGTTTTATCAAGCCACCATCCGCGATATCACGGAGCGGAGGCGATCGGAGCAGGCACTGACGCTGCTTTCCAGTGTTGTCGAGCAGACTGCCGATTCGGTCATGATTACCGACAAGGCCGGTGTGATTGAATACGTGAATCCTGCGTTCGAGGGGCAGGTCGGCTTCACGAGAGAGGAGGCCGTGGGTCAGACACCCCGCATCCTCAAGTCGGGGAGACACGACCGGAGGTTCTATGAAGGGTTGTGGAAGACGATTCTCTCGGGGGAAGTCTTCAGGGCAGTAATGATCAATAAGAAGAAGAACGGGGAACTCTATCACGAGGAGGAGACGATCACTCCTATCCGCGATGGCCAGGGGAACATTACGCACTTTGTTTCCACGGCCAGAGACATCACGGAGCGAATTCGAAATCAAGAGAGTCTCGCCCTGCGGCAGGACACATTGCAGTCCGTCTACGATATCGCCATCACCGCGGGCAGCTCGTTCCAGGCGATGTGTG harbors:
- a CDS encoding PAS domain S-box protein; its protein translation is MDSRQSPNAVPWNLILIFLTLTVGIYTAGYLYYSKQREYIKKAAAEELKVIADLKIRQISNWREERLADARIFYGNPLFSEFVQQFLKNPGDIRSRKSVQDWMLHLMENHDYRSITLLDAQGSPRLNNLEGAKEVDEQTRQGALEALRKNEIIFSDLKKNSNLNVVYIDVYVPIVASSGNGVVSWGILLARIDARNSLFPFIEFWPTPSPTSETFLVRRDGNDVLFLNDLRHRRNTALTLRIPISNSSLPASKAVRGVTGFVDGIDYRGIPVLAYIQQIPHSSWKLIAKVDADEVYAPVRERATFLLIVVITLTLGAGMGVGFLWRLQQAEFYRRQFEAALERQALTRHYEYLTKYANDILILADLEGNIIEVNDRAVEAFGYPKEELLRLNIRALRAPEVQSASEAIQTELEQRDGLVFESIQQRKDGSTFPSEVSARSFRIEERKFYQATIRDITERRRSEQALTLLSSVVEQTADSVMITDKAGVIEYVNPAFEGQVGFTREEAVGQTPRILKSGRHDRRFYEGLWKTILSGEVFRAVMINKKKNGELYHEEETITPIRDGQGNITHFVSTARDITERIRNQESLALRQDTLQSVYDIAITAGSSFQAMCDQAVSRLSRLLALSHVMVHRVVSGEFRVVSTNTVGELSHEKTDCPIASLAAPALERGVTCQFKSSLRDRFPGNVYFDKYDLETFVAVPIKDNAGATIGLIIGMDFEPRSLSEEELQLMEIFASYIGHEIERDLLQLQLQKAQEMRILGQVASGVAHEVRNPLSAILAIMEAIDQELGDNPDFKIHLSHFRTQVSRLSHLMQDLLELGKPIPPSSLQPASLLEVCTTAVEVWRQSSHAANFTVRVIDLPEDHKSLVLANTDKLLQVFINLLDNAAQHSPPGSEINIRMSRLSDSGLRVAIIDSGSGIPPENLKRILEPFFTTRKGGTGLGLSIVKHIVELHGGALSIRNNTPPPGCAVEINLPAIQDEQT